TGTGATAAAACATTTTCACTTTTAGGTGTTTCATTTTTTGAATATGCCGATGCGAATGTAACCAATTATGCCTTGATACTATTTTATAGTCTCTTAGTTATTTTTACAGGATTATCATTCCGAAAAAGATTTACTTTGATTCCCATATTAGGTTTGCTGAGTTGTGCTTATTTATTGACAAGTATGACTTTGATAAATTGGATTTATTTTTTGATATGGATGCTGATAGGCTTGGTAGTTTATTTTTTATACAGTCATAAGAATAGTAAACTCCATACCTAATACTTTGAAGTACCTTGTTCTCTTGCTATTCACTATTTTGTTATTCCTAAATAATGATAGCTTGGCATTATGGGAACAAGACGAGGCAGCTTATGCGGGGTTTGCCTATAATATGCTGGAAACGGGTAACTTTATCATTCCTGATTTTGAATGGAGCTGGCCTCATAGAAAGCCTCCATTTCATTTTTGGATGATAGCGGCATCATATTCTATTTTTGGTTATACTGAATTTGCTACAAGAATTCCCTCTGTCTTAGCCATATTATTTTCCTTGATTTTAGTATACTACTTTTCAAAAAGATTGTATTCTCAGAAGCTAGCTAACTGGGCATCGTTAGTTTTTATGGGAAGTCTTCTTTTGCCAGTTTATGGAAAGATAGGCATGACGGATGCTACTTTAGTTTTTTGCTTCATTGGCAGTTATTTCAGTGTATTATCATATCTGGAGTCTAAGAAAAATCAGTGGCTTTGGTGGTTATTATTTTTTACTTCTATTGGCGTGCTTACCAAAGGTCCACCGATTTTAATCACCACATTGGGATCTTTGGGGCTTGCCTTTGTTTTAGGAAAGGAACGAAGAGAGTTTCTAAAGTTGCTGATTTTTTCTATAGTTAGTTTAATACCATTTATTATCTGGGCAGGACTTTCTTGGCATCAAGATGGTGGTGAGTTTCTCCTTTGGTGGGTGGATTGGTATATTTTGAAACGAACCACAGGTACGGTGAATAATCATACTGGTTTTATAGGCTATTATTTGCTAATTTTTATCCTCTGCTTCCTTCCTTGGATGCTTTTCTTACCACATGCATTGAAGCGACTATTTCTTGATTTTATCAAACGCGAGAAGTCTAGCCAATTGTTGTTCCAATCGACTTGGTTAATTTCTGGATGGTTATTTTATGAAGTCTTGACGAGCAAGTTGCCATCCTACGCCTTTGCAGTCCTTCCTATATGGTTTATCTATATAGCACAATCCATCATTAATTTTAAAACCAATTCTTCTAAGTTTATACGCTATTCTTCGCTAGCACTCGGTGTCTTTTTTATAATTGTCGGCTTCGGTATATTTGTTTTTAAAAACAAGATTCCATTTGATAATCTCGAGTTAACCTACCTACTTGTGATTTGTTTGTTGTTTATTTTTGGGGTTCTCTATCTGATCCAAATTAAAATTCCATGGCTACAACATCGCTTACCGGAGATAGCATTTATTTTCGCCTTTGGACTTCATTTAATAGCTTGGGGCATAGCATTACCCGCCTTTGAATCCACTCGAAGATTCCCTAAAACTATTAGTGAGAAATTGGTGTCCTTAAATTCTTCTCCGAAACATGTTTATTTTTCTGCGGACTATTCTATGTCAAGTTTGCCTGTCTATTTGGCTTGGAATGGATATCGATTTAATACTTCTCCTAGAGAAAATTACGACCAGCATACCATGGATACGCTTCGATATTCTCGTCACAAGCTCTTTATGCTTCAGCGTAGAAATCTTCATTGTTTAGATAGTATTCTGGACTCCTTTAAACTAACTACTATATACGGATTTAAAAGTGATAAAGGCTTTGTAGATACTTTTTTTATAGCTGAGCGAAAAGGTCTCAAAGCTTCCCAGCCTTGACCTTAAATGGATTGATTGTATTTCGCATTAAATAAAATCCGAAAAGGGATGGAATTAATAGATTGATTATCCAGATCAAGTAATTAACTGCCATAAGCTGAGCAAAGTTCTTTGTATATAGACTGAATACGAACAAAACTAAATTAGCACGGATACCTACATCCAGAGCTCCCATAGAGGGTATGACAAACTGAGCTAAGAAATAAACACCGCAGAGAACATAAAATTCTAGTTGAGGGAAATCATTGAAGAAGATAAACATCAGTAACCAATACTGTGTCACGAAAATAAAAAAGCGAATAGAGCCTATTCCGATTAGCGTTAGTTTTGTAGCTAAATTATAATGTAAAAATTCCCCGATAGTTTCGAATATACTGCGCAGAGATTTTACTTTAGCGAGAAAGTTAATCATAATCTCTGGTTTGAGGTACATAAATAACCAAAATAGTACGTCTATGAGAGATATGAGAGATATGATACCTGCTATAGATAATCCGAAGGAAAAAATGTTTATTTTTTCTTGAGACAAGAATCCATGAAAATGAGCATAAGTTAGAAATATGAGCCCAACCAATGGGGATGCTACCTTTTGTACTATACTGACATAATATGCAACTCCTGAACCATGTATCCGATTCTCTGATTTTAATACTAAAGGACGGCCAGTCAATTCACCTATACTGGCCGGGAAAATAAGATTTAAGGCATTACCATATAGGATACCGCGATAGGCTAACCAATAGCTAATTTTTTCAACACGCTGAACACAGAGATAAAACTTCAGTGTCTCGAATCCCCAATTGAAGAAAGTAAGAAATACAACAAAAAATAAATAGTATAATTTATCAGAAGCAAACTCGCGCTGAAATATTTCTAGGGTCTCCTGAAATCCTTTTTCGGAGAACTTTGAATACAAATTGTAGAATAGGAGAGCAGCTAAACCAAACTTTAAGATAATGACATTTATCTTCTTATGTTCTTTCCAAAAGGCTTTTAGTTTGTCCAAAGGATTTAGCTAGATGGCTTTTATTTTTAGACGTTGAAGCGGAAATGCATAATATCCCCATCCTTGACCAGATATTCTTTCCCTTCTACCCTCAATTTTCCTGCCTCTTTTACCTTTGCCTCACCTCCTAAACCTATAAAATCTTGATAGGCGATGACTTCAGCTCGTATAAACCCTTTTTCAAAATCGGTATGAATGACTCCAGCAGCCTGAGGAGCAGTGTCTCCTTCATGAATAGTCCACGCTCTAACTTCTTTGACACCTGCGGTGAAATATGTGATTAACTTCAATAAAGAGTAAGATTTTTGAATCAATTGTTCTACCCCAGATTGTTCAAGACCTAAGTCTGCTAAAAATGCTTTTCTGTCTTCAAAATTTTCTAACTGAGCTATATCAGCTTCTATAGCAGCACTGATAATGAGTACTTCTGCATTTTCGTCTTTCACGGATTTTTTCAATGCTTCTACATGTTCATTGCCAGTTTTAGCCGAAGCTTCATCCACATTGCACACATAGAGAATAGGTTTATTGGTCAATAAATTAAGTGTTTTAACGATCCATTCTTGATCATCTCTAAATGCAATTGTTCTAGCAGACTTTCCATCTTCTAGACAGGCTTTATATTGCTGGAGTAGTTCCATAGCTGCTATAGCTTGCTTGTCACTGCCTACCTTAGCCTGCTTCTCATATTTTTGCATGGCTTTCGTAACCGTTTCTAAATCCTTTAACTGTAGCTCTATATCGATTACTTCTTTATCGCGAACAGGATTCACACTTCCATCGACATGGATAACATTGGCATCTTCAAAACAGCGTATAACATGCAATATGGCATCGGTTTCTTTGATATTACCTAGAAATTGATTGCCTAGTCCTTCGCCCTTACTGGCTCCTTTGACCAGACCTGCTATATCTACGATTTCTACCGTTGTAGGCACAAGTTTTTCAGGTACTACAATTTCTGAAATTTTTGTCAATCTTTGATCTGGAACGGTAATCACACCTACATTCGGCTCTATCGTGCAAAAAGGAAAATTGGCAGCTTGTGCTTTTGCATTCGTCAATGCATTGAAAATTGTTGATTTCCCTACATTTGGCAATCCTACTATCCCACATTTTAATCCCATCTTACTTACTAACTTTTTTGAAATATTTAAAAGTACAAATGTAGATGAAAAAATTTATTTATTAATTCTCTCTAGTAATGCGACTTGAGGCGAAATTATTCTTAGTTGACTAGAGGCATGTGGTTAAACATAGTATTTCTAGGATTTTTGGTATTCCATGTATAACTTTATGACCTCCTTAGCTTCTTGTACATCATGAACTCTCAGTATATTAGCTCCATTTCTCAATGCCTCAAAATGAAGGGCTGTAGTGCCATTTAAGGCTTCCTGTGGCGTATTTCCTAGACATTTATATATCATGCTTTTTCTGGATATACCTACTAAGATCGGACAGTTAAATTCTTGAAATATAGCTAGGTTCTTAAGAAGTGAGAAGTTATCCGTTTGACTTTTCCCGAATCCAAATCCGACATCCAATATAATATCGACGATACCTATTCTTCGCATCATGTGGAGTCGTTCACTAAAAAAATACATGATTTCTTGTATTAAATTCTGATAATCAGGTTTAATTTGCATATTTTGAGGCATACCTTGCATATGCATTGCTATATAGGGAACACCATACTTTTTTGCTACTTGCAAAATCTTTGGATCTTTCAGCCCTGCAGTGATATCATTAATGATACTTATTCCATTGTCTATTGCATATTCTGCTATTTCACTTCTATAGGTATCGATGCTGAATATGGTCTTAGGAAAGTTTTTAATTAGTTCTGGCAAGATACTTCTGATTCTTGAGAGCTCTTCGTCTAAAGGCAATTCTTTACTATAAGGCCGTGAACTCATAGCTCCAATATCGATGATATCAACACCATCCTTTATCATTTTTTCGGTTTGTAAAAGGATATTTTTCGTTGTCGAATAAAAGCCACCATCATAAAATGAGTCTGGTGTAAGATTTAGAATCCCCATGACTAAAGGTTGATCGATAGTGAAGAGAGAACCCTTTATATTTATATTGAAACTGTGCTGTATTGACCTATCTTTTTTCATTAATCTATGTTGATTTCCTAGTTGACAAAAGTAAGGATTAATTTAGCTTTAACTTTTTCAATTATATTTGCAATTCAAATATGAAAAATTCAACAGAAATTTCTTTTAAAAAAATCATAGCTGACTGCAAGGATGTCTTTTTAAAGAAAAATCAAGATTATGGTATCTCTTGGACTATTATGCGCTTGAGTTCATTGACCGATCAAATTTTTATTAAGGCTAAGCGTATTCGCAATATTCAGGAGTCAAAGAAAAATGTCATAGGAGATACACAAGAAGAAGAGTTTCACAGTATAATCAATTATTGTATTATGGCTATGATAATAGCTAGTCATGAAGAGCAAAGATTAAGTGCTATGTTGTTTGAAGACCTTAAAACGAGCTATGAAGAGATAGTGGATGATACTCTGAATTTATTGCAGCGAAAAAATACAGATTATGGTGAAGTTTGGCGAGATATGCGAGTTTCCTCTATGACGGATATTATCTTAGCTAAGCTCCTTAGAATAAAGCAAATCGAAGACAATCAAGGTCAAACCTCCATTTCAGAAGGAGCTTATTCCAATTACCAGGATATATTAAATTACTCTATTTTTTGCATTATTAAACTCTCTGAAGAGAATCTGGGCTAGTTAAAATTTGTCTTAAATTGCACATTTTATTAGGTAATTTTATTTTATTTAAAAAATGTAGCATTTTCTTTAGAAAAAATTAATTGTTGGAAAAAAAGTTATATTTTTGAGACTTTTAAAAATATCTTTGCGATACACAAATTTAAACTAAAATTATGAAGAAATTCAACTTAGTATTATTCTCATTTTGCTTTATAGCCTTGCTTGGATTCATAGCGAGTCGACCGATGAAAGGTTTTGAATACATGGCTTCGTATAAAAAATCTAAAAAGATGCCATTGGAAAGTAGAATTGAAGGTAGGGCAGTAGAGCGTGCTAATCAGCTTCGCAATGTAGTTACTGGCATAGTGGATGAAAATGATTGGTATAAAGCTTTAGCTGAAATCGAGGAACTTTCTAACAACAGATTATCTGCACGCGGTGAAGAACTAGAGTGGGAAGATCAAGGTCCAAGTCAAGTAGGTGGAAGAACACGTGGATTTGTTTTTGACAAAACTAAAGAAGGTAGAGTATATTGTGGTGGTGTTTCTGGTGGTATGTTCGTTTCTGAGAATCTCGGACATAATTGGAAACCAGTAAAAAATATGACAGATGTATTCAAGGTGATGCCCATCGGATGCATGACTCAATCAAAAGACGGAGACATTTATGCAGGTACAGGAGAGTTCTGGGGCAATAATCCTGCTGGTAGCTTTGGCTCTCAGTTCAATGGTAATGGTATCTATAAGAAAAAATTCGATGAAGAAGAATTTGTGCACTTGACATCAACCATCAATGGTTCATTGACCAATCCTCAACCGGCTCAGTTTAAGCAAGTTTTGGATATTTCTTGCAATCCCTTGGATAACGATATCGTTTTTGCAGCTACTGATAATGGTATGCAAGTTTCAAAAGACGCTGGTGCAACGTGGACGAAATCAACAGCTGTTCCTAACGTAGTAATAGCACAAGTTGAGTTTTCACACGATGGCTCTGTTATTTACGCTGCTTGGGGTGGTAAGGTATATAAATCAACGAATGGCGGTACATCATTTGTTGATTTGATTGGCACTAGAACGCAGTTTACAGCTGAAGTTGCATATGGTAAACAGCATATAAGAATTGCCGTTTCATCTACGGATCCTAATAAGATATATGCTTGTGGTATTAATTCTTCTCGAGGAGGTGATCTGAAATATGTTATTCTATCCGAAGATGGAGGTACTTCTTGGGAGTTAATAGGAAAATCAGATGCT
The DNA window shown above is from Chitinophagales bacterium and carries:
- a CDS encoding glycosyltransferase family 39 protein, with product MLFLNNDSLALWEQDEAAYAGFAYNMLETGNFIIPDFEWSWPHRKPPFHFWMIAASYSIFGYTEFATRIPSVLAILFSLILVYYFSKRLYSQKLANWASLVFMGSLLLPVYGKIGMTDATLVFCFIGSYFSVLSYLESKKNQWLWWLLFFTSIGVLTKGPPILITTLGSLGLAFVLGKERREFLKLLIFSIVSLIPFIIWAGLSWHQDGGEFLLWWVDWYILKRTTGTVNNHTGFIGYYLLIFILCFLPWMLFLPHALKRLFLDFIKREKSSQLLFQSTWLISGWLFYEVLTSKLPSYAFAVLPIWFIYIAQSIINFKTNSSKFIRYSSLALGVFFIIVGFGIFVFKNKIPFDNLELTYLLVICLLFIFGVLYLIQIKIPWLQHRLPEIAFIFAFGLHLIAWGIALPAFESTRRFPKTISEKLVSLNSSPKHVYFSADYSMSSLPVYLAWNGYRFNTSPRENYDQHTMDTLRYSRHKLFMLQRRNLHCLDSILDSFKLTTIYGFKSDKGFVDTFFIAERKGLKASQP
- the ychF gene encoding redox-regulated ATPase YchF; this encodes MGLKCGIVGLPNVGKSTIFNALTNAKAQAANFPFCTIEPNVGVITVPDQRLTKISEIVVPEKLVPTTVEIVDIAGLVKGASKGEGLGNQFLGNIKETDAILHVIRCFEDANVIHVDGSVNPVRDKEVIDIELQLKDLETVTKAMQKYEKQAKVGSDKQAIAAMELLQQYKACLEDGKSARTIAFRDDQEWIVKTLNLLTNKPILYVCNVDEASAKTGNEHVEALKKSVKDENAEVLIISAAIEADIAQLENFEDRKAFLADLGLEQSGVEQLIQKSYSLLKLITYFTAGVKEVRAWTIHEGDTAPQAAGVIHTDFEKGFIRAEVIAYQDFIGLGGEAKVKEAGKLRVEGKEYLVKDGDIMHFRFNV
- the folP gene encoding dihydropteroate synthase; this translates as MKKDRSIQHSFNINIKGSLFTIDQPLVMGILNLTPDSFYDGGFYSTTKNILLQTEKMIKDGVDIIDIGAMSSRPYSKELPLDEELSRIRSILPELIKNFPKTIFSIDTYRSEIAEYAIDNGISIINDITAGLKDPKILQVAKKYGVPYIAMHMQGMPQNMQIKPDYQNLIQEIMYFFSERLHMMRRIGIVDIILDVGFGFGKSQTDNFSLLKNLAIFQEFNCPILVGISRKSMIYKCLGNTPQEALNGTTALHFEALRNGANILRVHDVQEAKEVIKLYMEYQKS
- a CDS encoding DUF1599 domain-containing protein, encoding MKNSTEISFKKIIADCKDVFLKKNQDYGISWTIMRLSSLTDQIFIKAKRIRNIQESKKNVIGDTQEEEFHSIINYCIMAMIIASHEEQRLSAMLFEDLKTSYEEIVDDTLNLLQRKNTDYGEVWRDMRVSSMTDIILAKLLRIKQIEDNQGQTSISEGAYSNYQDILNYSIFCIIKLSEENLG